The nucleotide sequence TTCACTAGAAATCTGATTAGTTGAGGCAACTTTCCAGCTCTACAGATCAAAGAAAAGGGCATTTGTGgggctgtgtacgtgtgtgtgcgtgatgtgtgtgtgtgcctgtgtgtcaatTTGTAGCTGTATTTCCATGTCTATGAAGGCTAATATAGGCTTCATAGACAGATATAGATATAGGCTTTGCTATAAGTAAATGTTGGATGTTACTTTGTTTATCCAAAGTATAGGTTGTGTTATTGTTATCTGCAGTCTAAGATAACTGAAGAAGCTGCTGCGTAGATCCTGTGTGGTTTTATATCTTCAGGAAACGAAACTTCAccctcacacgctctcacacacatgtgctctcacacactcatacacaaatacacgtcacacacacatacacatcacacacacaaaaacaggcaCACAGCAGATAACCAGTGAGTTGGTAAAGAATAGTCAGTAGTCTGTTAACCATGATGCTGGTTGCCTTGTTTCTCCTCATCCAGCTCAGTGGACATGAGTCCACCATCTGTCCAGGTAAGACACAACTATAAAAATGATGTTACATGTGGAACTTAATAACGTAACAATATAATATTTAAACTGTTATACAATATTTAAGGCCTTTGTTCTCTATGAACAGAGGAGCACTTCCGGACAATGTGCTCTCCGCTTCAGATTTCATGTTTGACTTCCTCCTTGACTCATTATTTTTTACAAGAAAAATTAGAATACTGTTTTATTTAccctatttttcggaaataaaattgcggcttgtaccccgattttacagttttcttgtggttgtactGCTTATATTTCAAAGCGGCTTAAaatcccattctggtggggtgcgggttatagaaaatgcggcttgttttccgaaaaatacggttaTACAATATTGTTTGTGAGTTCAATATATATGGAGGATTAAAAAGAGTTTGAGCACAATCATTTTAAATAACTAACCCTAagaaattcactgaatctcAGTTTTCACTTTATATAGATAATAGTAATATTATCGGAGCTTGAGTCACTAAAATAGTTCAAGCTTCAAGTTTTATTTGCCATTTAAAAAGGTGACTTGATAGGCAGCAATACATCCAATAATTGCCTGAACTCCATTTTGAGACAGCAAGTTTCTCCTCTATTTACTCAACTAACATTGGAGTTTCCCTTGGTCACAGCAGCCTGCACTGTAGGGAACATGCATAAGTCAATGGTAGAACATTTTAAGGCAAAACTTTTAAGGGTTGCATAGTACTCCAAAATAAACATTCTAAACAAACCAGTGTGACTgtatgcagatcaagaggtcacaggttcaaatcccccactGTACATCAAtttggacaaaagtgtctgctaaaggaATATGTTCCTAATATCATATTCTGGCCAGGGTGAACCAGCCTCAGATAGATTCCCAGGGGAAAGTCGCAAGGGTTAAGTTCTAAAGGACTTGAATTGCATCTCAGTATCTGTGGTTCGTCTTATCTGATGGGGCAGTCTATCCTGCTTCTCATGACTGGGCTCAGTGTTGCATCATGGAGTTGTGCTGCTGTTACAGAGGTGAACTGTTCGATCGTGAACCTGGACTCGGTCGAATGCAGGTGGAGAGGCCAGGTCAACTATACCTTCTACAGCCGGTTAGTTCTgtcatctgtatgtgtgtgtgtgtgtgtgtgggcagtgtTCACGAAAAGGGTTCTTCGCCACCATCAGTGTAGCATCAATTAGGTTCTGGGGTTTACATTGAATGTGTCAGTCAGCTGAGAGGAAACACACCAGACAATAATAATGACCAAATCACCGACGCAGTGAGGTCTGCTGCAACATCTGTCTGGGGCATGAAGGCCAGAGAGCAATTTTTTAAGAGAACACTAAGAACACAGCAATATTATGATAACAATAGATACtaaagagggtacaatttctggggaaattgtgggttgtgcttgcgtcggttgcagatgggtccgttttttaacaGAAATTttgacaactgatatttctttatattttttttataaaaattcatacttattatttatgaagattgcataggcAATGTCAATCCCTTAATTTCTctcacagtttgtgtgtgtgtgtgtctttgtgcgtgcgtgtgttaaaTCCATCAACGTTTCCATGTCGGTTCTCTTGCTCATTTAATTTGTATGTGACTGTGGTCTGCTATTTGCCCCTTAGATATAAGACTACCCCATATAGTGAATGCTCCAGTTATGTCCTGGAGCAGGGCCTGGTTATTGGCTGCAGTGAGGCCTATAAGGACCTTAAAGACAGATTCAATACTTTTTCCACCAACCTCACACACGAAAACTGCTCAACTGTGAAGATACATGACCTCAAAGCCAGTGGTATGTCTTTATTTTGCACACTTTTTAAATTTGTGATAATGagggtgtttttttgtttgtttaagaCATGTAATTTAATTTCATCAAAGCACAAGATCTCTTGTGGACATTTCAGTTCAACTCAACCAGTCTTTATTTAGAGATGTGGTTCAATTAGGGTTTATGATtcatttagggttagggtttaattTGTCAATCTATATTTTCCAGTGAAAATGAATCCTCCAACCAACCTGACAGTGAAGAACATCAATGGACACGAGCTGTGGCTGTACTGGAACAACTCCATGAACTACCACTGCCTGGAAAACGAAGTTTGGCACAAGACCAACAACAGTGAATGGAAGGTAGGAGGTAGATGAGGGAGTAGGGGAGGGCGATgtggagggaaaggggagagtGTGGTaaggggagagtgggggtggGAATAGGAGGgaaacaggcaggcagaagggctcaaggagggagggggatataTTAACATGTCTGTCTTCTTGTGTTTCCCTTGCCTTTCTGTCCCGCTCCTCATCCTCAGAGTTTCATCTGTAACAACTTGAAGCATGACTTCAgtgtccccctgccctcccaaaGCCTCCGCTATGTGTTTCAAGTGAGGACGCGAGTGTCAGACTACTGTTATCAGTCCGAGTTCTGGAGTGAGTGGAGCCAGGCAATCTCCTGGGGTCCAATCATAGGTATACACAATGTTCGTATGCTCCCAGCCACTGTGTTTCATCGTAACACTGCTTTGATTGCTAATTGCGACCTGCTTTCACCTGAGTGCCGTTAGGACACACCATTTGAGGCCAGCTCAGGCCAGTTCACACCTAGTTCAGTTCTACGCTCCACCCTCATGTTCCGTTTCTACCTCCTCCTGGGCAGCACACAGCCGTAAGGTCACGGGGCTGCCTGGCGTTGCCGTGACGGTGTGGACTCCCCTGCTGGCTGTGGTGGCCgccctcaccctcctgctgCTGGTTATGCTTCTGCTCCACAATGAGAGGTAGCACACTACCCCTACACTAGT is from Osmerus eperlanus chromosome 27, fOsmEpe2.1, whole genome shotgun sequence and encodes:
- the LOC134013950 gene encoding cytokine receptor common subunit gamma-like gives rise to the protein MMLVALFLLIQLSGHESTICPEVNCSIVNLDSVECRWRGQVNYTFYSRYKTTPYSECSSYVLEQGLVIGCSEAYKDLKDRFNTFSTNLTHENCSTVKIHDLKASVKMNPPTNLTVKNINGHELWLYWNNSMNYHCLENEVWHKTNNSEWKSFICNNLKHDFSVPLPSQSLRYVFQVRTRVSDYCYQSEFWSEWSQAISWGPIIAHSRKVTGLPGVAVTVWTPLLAVVAALTLLLLVMLLLHNERLKVILVPMVPNPAKNPILAELLDTHNGNVEEWLHISKELKEGFKPNFSEHACSVREYTTQSASQSESSATVTIDQSDCSVSISTDQSDCLSNSGSSSTSTSSLPITSGEEQAGL